CTGGCTGAGGCGCCGGCTCCGGTGGGAAGGCGGGCCTTTCCTGagcgagggggcggggccaggggaggGCTCATGGGGCGGGGTCACGGACACGAGGGAGGGGTCTGCTGGCAGGTAGGTGAACTTGGCGATGGTGTGCCGCCGACGGTATCGGGCGGACCCTCGGACCTGCGGCCAAAAACGCAAGAAGAAGCGTTATGCGCactaccacacattacagcacattttctGTGGGGAGTTTTGCATATGAATAGCTCAACTAGTGTTGACTTGCAAGTTCAACTTAAAGTCTGGTTTAGTGCTTgttacattgttttgtttccacTTGGTTACCGTGGCGTCGGCCTCTGTCTTGTTAATGTGGTGATCGCTCTGTCCTGTTACCGTGGTGTTCAGTCTCTGCCTCATTACACAGCTAGCTGTGGTCagtcccctgcccctcccctcctggCACTGACAAACACTGACAATGGCCCAGTATCTCCCTCACAACTTACAAATCGCTGCCACACACCACTGAACAcagtcaaaacacacacacacacactgtctctctagctccctctccctccccctaatgctccctcctctctctcatttttcCACTTTTCGTGCCTGCCTGCCTAGCTTTCCCAAGTGGACaaaagtgagtgagagtgacagagagagtgagagagaggtgtccCGTGGAAGGGGAGCCCTGCAGAAGAACCTGGAGTTCCCCCGCAGTTAGAGCTCAAGAGAACACACTGTAATTCCGCTGTAATGCTTTAAACAGCGATATGAGTCACTCCGGAGATACTGCCTGATTCAGTCAGCAGAAAGAGCTGGGCGACCTGGGgtgatgggggagggagggggttgtgtgtgtgtgtgtgtgtgtgtgtgtgcgtgtgtgtgtgtgtgttgggagtgcgtgtgtctttgtgtttgttggTTGTGTTTCAGGATTCTCTCGATAGGAGCTAAATGCCAGCAAAGTAAGATAAACAGCCACAGACATGAGTGATACACTACACCTATGTGGTGGAGGATTGGGTTGGAatatgtcctgtgtgtgtgtgtgtgtgtatgtgtgtgtgtgttcactgtgcagGTAAAATTCTGAGCATATCTATGAGTGCACAATAAGCAAGGGAAACATGTCTGGACTTTTAAAAGtattagacatttttttaaataacaaaatatacatatgACTTGCACATcatgattaaaaaaaggttaCTTGCATCAGTGCGCATTCATTGCGTACTCTCTTCTCAacaatttttaaatacatttgtgcaGCAAGAATGCCCAAATGATTTGCCAGATGTGGTTTTTACTGGCTAAGACCCTGCAAACTGGTGAGAACATTGGCGTCACTGAAATAAGatactgatttaatattttattcttcAGGACGTTTGGAAGCCCAGCACACGCACGAAGCAGAAGCCCTGTGTGTTGAGCATGTTATTCGCGTACCTGCAGCAGGATCTTGTTGCCGTCGTAGTCCTCGGTCTGCCAGCGCACGGGGCTGATGGGGGTGCAGGGGCGGGGCAGCAGGGGCACCAGCCCGCCCACGTCGCGCACGCGGATCTCCATGACGGCGGAGTCCGTGGGGGCGGGGCTCTGGCCGCGGGGCAGCCGTTTGAAGGACAGCTGGATCTCCGTGTCATGGCAGGAGTACACCAGGAAGAAGCAGAAGTCCTCCCTCCGCTGAGCCAGGGGGCGCTGCAGCAGCAGCCGGTACATCCGCACCATGTCCCCGAACGTGTGGTGCCGGCAGTACACGGTGAAGCGGATGATCtccttcccataatgcacctggCGCACGGCCCACAGCGGCGTCCCGGGCGCCAGGCTGAAGAAGTCCTGCCCGCAGGGCGCCAGGGGGAGGAGCCTGCCGCCCACGCGCTCCGTGTGGTGGTACCGCCAGGGCGGGGCCTGCAGGGCGCGCAGGGGGCGGGGCAGCCCGTgggactcctcctcctcctgcaggaaCAGGATGACGgacagcgccctctgctggccggGGCAGGGCGCGCGCGGCCGCTTGGGCCGCTGTTGCCAGGCGGCGCGCTCGGAGACGCGGAACAGCTGCAGCTCGGGGTGCACCCAGGAGAGCAGGGCGTCGGCCGCGCActggaggggcggggcctggccCGGGTCGCTGATGATGTGCACGCTGACCAGGAAGGGGTCCTGCAGCTCGCCGGCCGAAAGCTCGCCTGGGGGGGGGAGACCACGGtcacatgcgtgcgtgtgtgtgcgtacgtatgtgtgtgtgtgtgtgtatgtgtgtgtgtatgtgtgtgtgtgtgcgtgtgcgtgtgtgtatgtgtgtgtgtgcgtgtgtgtgtgtatgtgtgtgtgtgtgtatgtatgtgtgtgtttgtgtgtgtatgtgtgtgtgtatgtatgtgtgtgtgtgtgtgtgcgtgtgtgtgtgtatgtgtttgtgtatgtgtgtgtgtacacgtgcatacatgcaggcgtgtgtgtagTACAAATCTCCATGCCATCCTCCCTCTCTGCACATGGGCCACAAATGCACcagacacccctcccccccccccccttttctctctctcactctccctctgctccCAGCCTAATTATTTTGTCTTGTCAAACGAGGGCGAGGGAAGGGGCACGTGGCATTTTCACTGTTCCCATAAtcacacaaagcaaaaaaaaactaaacagagAAGAGAGGTTCTGTTGTCTGAGAGAAT
This region of Conger conger chromosome 17, fConCon1.1, whole genome shotgun sequence genomic DNA includes:
- the LOC133116306 gene encoding protein FAM124A, translating into MPPCPSSAARKVIFFSNFFGDTIQHPIRPKKKCNINMSLSSEMEKNSTEDDCVDSGAETGGSDNSPMSSASSELSAGELQDPFLVSVHIISDPGQAPPLQCAADALLSWVHPELQLFRVSERAAWQQRPKRPRAPCPGQQRALSVILFLQEEEESHGLPRPLRALQAPPWRYHHTERVGGRLLPLAPCGQDFFSLAPGTPLWAVRQVHYGKEIIRFTVYCRHHTFGDMVRMYRLLLQRPLAQRREDFCFFLVYSCHDTEIQLSFKRLPRGQSPAPTDSAVMEIRVRDVGGLVPLLPRPCTPISPVRWQTEDYDGNKILLQVRGSARYRRRHTIAKFTYLPADPSLVSVTPPHEPSPGPAPSLRKGPPSHRSRRLSQTSPRPRHHAPACSSSRDLRQARKGEEGAEPNTDPEAPGAWWAGHRSRSLFCLPSAGGASSARSAPSPAHSAPSPAHSAHSRCSSLAPPVRLKEEALEGGEETDVDTGRAVGGGEDLSVVSAYSCPRPRPRPLSAPPQDPVPSFSALSCGSMPLLVTHAPLSDDDSSALHKTPLQNTCLPLAAREDGRSRGAEQSSGNRPAEEEEFYI